A portion of the Enterobacteriaceae endosymbiont of Donacia vulgaris genome contains these proteins:
- the rpmA gene encoding 50S ribosomal protein L27 produces the protein MAQKKAGGSSRNGRDSHSKRLGIKCFGGEKVKPGFILIRQRGNKFHAGNNVGCGKDHTLFAKINGVVKFTIKGIRKKKYINIVSV, from the coding sequence ATGGCGCAGAAAAAAGCTGGTGGTTCATCGAGAAATGGTAGAGATTCACATTCTAAAAGATTGGGTATTAAATGTTTTGGGGGAGAAAAAGTAAAACCAGGATTTATTCTTATAAGACAAAGAGGTAATAAATTTCATGCTGGAAATAACGTAGGATGTGGTAAAGATCATACTTTATTTGCAAAAATAAATGGAGTTGTAAAATTTACTATTAAGGGGATTAGAAAAAAAAAATATATAAATATTGTTAGTGTATAA
- the rplU gene encoding 50S ribosomal protein L21 yields MYAIFDSCGKQYKVIQGQIIKLEKITGKIGDKIEFKNILIIYDGNKLNIGNPIIPGAKIIAKLMLHGKNKKIKIIKFRRRKHFRKIQGHRQLFTNIKILKIQYLV; encoded by the coding sequence ATGTATGCTATTTTTGATAGTTGTGGTAAACAATATAAAGTTATTCAAGGACAGATCATTAAATTAGAAAAAATAACAGGAAAAATTGGAGATAAGATTGAATTTAAAAATATTTTAATAATATATGATGGAAATAAATTAAATATAGGAAATCCTATTATTCCAGGGGCAAAAATAATAGCAAAATTAATGTTACATGGTAAAAATAAAAAAATTAAAATAATTAAATTTCGTAGAAGAAAACACTTTCGTAAAATACAAGGACATCGTCAGTTATTTACAAATATAAAAATTCTTAAAATTCAATATTTAGTTTAA